Proteins encoded in a region of the Terriglobia bacterium genome:
- a CDS encoding adenylyltransferase/cytidyltransferase family protein, whose protein sequence is MSAATKVLPLPRLVEALAPLRAAGRTVALANGLFDLLHVGHLRYLEGAKAEADVLVVGVNSDASARRLKGPSRPIVPEDERAELVAGLECVDFVTLFPEPTVETLMRALRPAVHCKGTDYAVGTVPEREIAGELGIRIAIVGDPKRHATRDLLRAIRDPAPETSEEGSS, encoded by the coding sequence GGTGCTTCCGCTCCCCCGCCTCGTCGAGGCGCTCGCGCCCCTCCGCGCCGCCGGAAGGACCGTCGCGCTCGCCAACGGCCTGTTCGACCTCCTCCACGTCGGACACCTCCGCTATCTCGAGGGGGCGAAGGCGGAGGCCGACGTCCTGGTGGTCGGCGTCAACTCCGACGCCTCGGCGCGCCGGCTCAAGGGGCCCTCGCGCCCCATCGTCCCGGAAGACGAGCGCGCCGAGCTGGTCGCCGGGCTCGAGTGCGTGGACTTCGTCACGCTCTTTCCCGAGCCGACCGTCGAGACGCTGATGCGCGCGCTCCGCCCCGCGGTCCACTGCAAGGGGACCGACTACGCGGTCGGCACGGTCCCCGAGCGCGAGATCGCCGGGGAGCTCGGGATCCGGATCGCCATCGTGGGCGACCCAAAACGTCACGCGACGCGGGACCTGCTCCGGGCCATCCGCGACCCGGCGCCGGAAACCTCCGAGGAGGGCTCGTCATGA